A stretch of the Plasmodium berghei ANKA genome assembly, chromosome: 10 genome encodes the following:
- a CDS encoding erythrocyte membrane antigen 1, with product MKVISLGLISSIIFSIFLAKKNSGSNSTTGCFPFCKKKKNGVDHVYELAKSTDCDPKGIDYDPDLPNLKFIDEPTSVVLEVCNERKSKLSELFASEIDDTVIDQVNGFLRRENKSSKKGWYVRPYEEYENMINIKFISVDNDAQPLQHSLNIAHKLSTSPEPPKVFEKHRSSPISETDTSIPHENDESTLHEDQELDDEVTSYLGDGENTNEDQELDDEVTSYLGDGENTNEDQELDDEVTSYLGDGENTNEDQELDDEVTSYLGDGENTNEDQELDDEVTSYLGDGENANEYEAEEDDAGEEQEDEDAAPYLGDKDEE from the exons ATGAAGGTAATATCATTAGGCTTAATTTCCTCAATAATAtttagtatatttttagcaaaaaaaaattcggGGTCAAATTCTACCACGGGCTGC tTTCCATTCtgtaaaaagaaaaaaaatggagtCGATCATGTATATGAGCTAGCTAAAAGTACGGATTGTGACCCTAAAGGTATCGATTATGACCCTGATCTTCCAAATCTTAAATTTATAGATGAACCCACTTCAGTAGTATTAGAAGTTTGCAACGAACGTAAAAGTAAATTAAGTGAACTCTTTGCATCAGAAATCGATGATACTGTCATTGATCAAGTGAACGGATTTTTAAGAAGAGAAAATAAATCCAGTAAAAAAGGATGGTATGTTAGACCATATGaagaatatgaaaatatgattaatattaaatttatatctGTTGATAACGATGCCCAGCCTTTGCAACACAGCCTAAATATTGCACATAAACTCAGTACCTCACCAGAACCACCTAAGGTATTTGAAAAACACAGATCAAGTCCAATAAGTGAAACTGACACAAGTATACCACATGAAAATGACGAAAGTACACTACATGAAGATCAAGAATTAGATGATGAAGTTACATCATATCTCGGGGATGGAGAAAATACAAATGAAGATCAAGAATTAGATGATGAAGTTACATCATATCTCGGGGATGGAGAAAATACAAATGAAGATCAAGAATTAGATGATGAAGTTACATCATATCTCGGGGATGGAGAAAATACAAATGAAGATCAAGAATTAGATGATGAAGTTACATCATATCTCGGGGATGGAGAAAATACAAATGAAGATCAAGAATTAGATGATGAAGTTACATCATATCTCGGGGATGGAGAAAATGCAAATGAATACGAAGCTGAAGAAGATGATGCAGGTGAGGAACAGGAAGATGAAGACGCTGCGCCATATCTCGGAGACAAAGATgaagaataa
- a CDS encoding regulator of chromosome condensation, putative gives MISKLPKISRIVVVGLNSYLLFKRKEKIFFCENNKFKEKVFLFGDKRCLMQDLKENGEAVFFEKNEIKVKKITFGNCIGSCVTENDEIYIWGSYTDENKNEIIYVNPIKLKSNDKFTDIEFSNNDIYIINKNGELKIIQNYSDCLKKNEFIIEQFYKCKKKLFFENEKIIKLSVNKYHLAFVTNKGNLYCSGNNFYGQCGLDPSLKNNFNLNYNFEFLKKFNASLSNMRNNNHMEREVPVQKMVRNTSDIGDTSNINNSENVEGISDRMENAPLYSENDEFHRKNIVNNYAFIEKEESLIEKDIKEKVTGMDNITEEDESIEMNTDKSNYVRLNKISFGEKTKIVDVSCGLNHTICLDNNDNVYSFGDDSKIQLGLGESRTNKNSLSGTQWKEQLKRGYSTITKNLVNYSFYDRHIQSSPQKILKKMNDCEIYDKIYKINAGSKFSMIYSNDKFGKQLFCFGDNMYFQCGRHLGKHQQTLSTVKLPNNKIKDFSCGDRHCLLNLNDKLYGWGYNNMHQITPFKNKGIINNPIHILSQNKCPIDYTHIRYINAKYNNSAVVIKTK, from the coding sequence ATGATTTCTAAACTTCCAAAAATTTCAAGGATTGTTGTTGTTGGATTGAATAGTTACTTATTgtttaaaagaaaagagaaaatatttttttgtgaaaataataagtttAAGGAAAAAGTGTTTTTATTTGGAGATAAACGATGTTTAATGCAAGATCTAAAAGAAAATGGTGAAGCtgtattttttgaaaaaaatgaaataaaagtaaaaaaaataacatttgGGAACTGTATCGGTAGTTGTGTAAcagaaaatgatgaaatatatatatggggTTCATACAcagatgaaaataaaaatgagaTAATTTATGTCAACCcgataaaattgaaaagcAATGACAAATTTACAGATATCGAATTTTCAAACAAtgacatatatattattaacaaaaatggagaattaaaaattattcaaaattatagtgattgcttaaaaaaaaacgaatttataattgaacaattttacaaatgtaaaaaaaaattattttttgaaaatgaaaaaataattaagttaagtgtaaataaatatcatcTAGCTTTTGTTACAAATAAAGGGAATTTGTATTGTTCCGGAAATAATTTCTATGGGCAATGTGGATTGGATCcatcattaaaaaataactttaatttaaattacaattttgagtttttgaaaaaatttaacGCGTCATTGAGTAATATGAGAAATAACAATCATATGGAAAGAGAAGTGCCAGTACAGAAGATGGTACGTAACACCAGTGATATTGGAGATACAAGCAACATTAATAACTCTGAGAATGTGGAAGGTATAAGCGATCGAATGGAGAATGCTCCTTTATATAGCgaaaatgatgaatttcatagaaaaaatattgttaacAATTATGCATTTATTGAGAAAGAAGAGAGCTTAATTGAAAAAGacataaaagaaaaagttACAGGAATGGATAATATAACTGAGGAAGATGAATCAATAGAAATGAATACCGATAAAAGCAATTATGTCAGACTAAATAAGATATCATTTGGGGAAAAAACCAAAATTGTAGATGTGTCATGCGGGCTAAACCACACAATATGTTTAGACAATAATGACAATGTATATAGTTTTGGAGATGATAGTAAAATACAATTAGGGTTAGGGGAAAGCCGaactaataaaaattctttATCTGGAACACAATGGAAAGAACAATTAAAACGAGGTTATTCAactattacaaaaaatttagTGAACTATTCATTTTATGATAGACATATACAAAGTAGCccacaaaaaatattaaaaaaaatgaatgattgtgaaatatatgataaaatatataaaattaatgcAGGTTCAAAATTTTCGATGATATATTCTAATGATAAATTTGGGaaacaattattttgttttggtgataatatgtattttcAATGTGGCAGGCATTTAGGAAAGCACCAGCAAACTTTATCGACTGTAAAATTgccaaataataaaataaaagactTTTCGTGTGGTGATAGACATTGCTTATTAAACTTAAATGACAAACTTTATGGTTGGGGATACAATAATATGCATCAAATAACaccatttaaaaataaaggaatAATAAACAACCCTATTCATATACTTTCGCAAAATAAATGCCCAATAGATTATACTCATATAAGATATATAAATGCCAAGTATAATAACTCTGCGGTTGTTATTAAAACGAAATAA
- a CDS encoding pre-mRNA splicing factor, putative gives MENLYNDMEEYGKIAQLYAEKKQRKEKRKEKLNDGIYEDILWMYETKEEQEIKEQEEFLLGKKIDMKKLMEEEKKKQTNNNKNNIDHLSKLREDPLTIIKKMEIQKKKIIDEQKRLLDLQKYKENDKMKYSNKIYKKRRPTSSISERETKYRKMKKKREKHKGYETETDTEKKKKNNNPSTDIDNENETDEEYVKIKKNMKRMEREQRKERYKRDRRYHTDRDLHKYEQKHYNKINENRKEYYRHKKERNSKSNEMERYKKKCREKHRDIRDGTIHKHRTKNTSIGRYSHKKREYKREGIKKVKEYLGSKDSNSKSGSISKSRSRSAMSQTISSSDSREGKSARKKSHEKPAKYRR, from the coding sequence ATGGAGAACCTTTACAATGACATGGAAGAATATGGGAAAATTGCTCAACTGTAtgcagaaaaaaaacaaagaaaGGAAAAAAGGAAAGAAAAACTCAATGATGGGATATATGAAGATATATTATGGATGTATGAAACAAAAGAAGAACAAGAAATAAAAGAGCAAGAAGAGTTTTTATTaggtaaaaaaatagatatGAAGAAATTAATGGAagaagagaaaaaaaagcaaactaataataacaaaaataacataGATCATTTAAGTAAACTAAGAGAGGATCCATTAActatcattaaaaaaatggaaatccaaaaaaaaaaaattatagatGAACAAAAAAGACTATTagatttacaaaaatataaagaaaatgataaaatgaaatattcaaataaaatatataaaaaaagaagaccCACGTCTTCAATAAGTGAAAGAGAAACGAAATAcagaaaaatgaaaaaaaaaagagaaaaacaCAAGGGATACGAAACAGAAACAGACaccgaaaaaaaaaaaaaaaataataatccaAGTACAGATAtagataatgaaaatgaaacagATGAAgaatatgtaaaaataaaaaaaaatatgaaaaggATGGAACGTGAACAAAGAAAAGAAAGATACAAAAGGGATAGAAGATATCATACAGATAGGGATTTGcataaatatgaacaaaaacattataataaaattaacgAAAATCGTAAGGAATATTATAGGCACAAAAAGGAAAGAAATAGTAAAAGCAATGAAATGGAACGATATAAGAAGAAATGCCGAGAAAAACATAGGGATATTAGAGATGGCACAATACATAAACATCgaacaaaaaatacaagCATAGGCCGATATTCgcataaaaaaagagagTATAAAAGGGaaggaataaaaaaagtaaaagaATATTTAGGTAGTAAGGATAGTAATAGTAAAAGTGGAAGTATTAGTAAGAGCAGGAGTAGAAGTGCCATGTCCCAAACTATTAGTAGTAGTGATAGTAGAGAAGGAAAATCTGCACGAAAGAAATCACATGAAAAACCTGCAAAATATAGGCGATaa
- a CDS encoding ubiquitin specific protease, putative: MNISYHNFIDLFNIKNYEYYEKYYNYEEAKRSHTAFINNGNICYCNASLQLILSIKPLCIYILKNFDKFYLKTQSKYKGDIIKTMYELIHETYNIGETKNNNVLCTNKQINLLKKINKYNLHLDIFSQNDAHEFMLLLLNYINIECNRYTDNEKNMEIILDENDGKELAGDKYWVKYLYKENSIITDLLGFQNISTITCFNCDHTRYSFEFCLDLGLEFPDENIKSTTLIELLRNNINKSDDICSLDCNNCKLKKTSRIKKGIYRMPNLYMIIYIKRFKWVYYQSNNCYNNKVKKIDTIVLLPQDGIVDFTNFLQLSNHNSLYNAKYIIESIICHSGNSYNGHYTSIVKHYDGFYKCNDDKIYKLDTPYDPNNISDIYLLLLRRLS, encoded by the coding sequence atgaatatatcaTATCACAACTTTATCGATCTatttaacataaaaaaCTACGAGTATTATGAAAAGTACTACAACTATGAAGAGGCCAAAAGAAGCCACACAGCATTTATCaataatggaaatatatgttattgCAATGCTTCACTACAACTAATTTTGTCAATTAAACCTctttgcatatatatactaaaaaATTTCGACAAATTTTACCTCAAGACTCAATCTAAATATAAAGGagatataattaaaacaaTGTATGAACTGATTCACGAAACTTATAATATTGGAGAAACAAAGAACAATAATGTATTATGTacaaataaacaaataaatttacttaaaaaaattaacaaatataatttacatttggatattttttcacaaaATGATGCTCATGAATTTATGCTACTATTactaaattatattaatatagaGTGTAATAGATATAcagataatgaaaaaaatatggaaataatattggACGAAAACGATGGCAAAGAATTGGCAGGAGATAAATATTGGGTAAAATATctatataaagaaaatagtATAATAACTGATTTGCTAGgctttcaaaatatttctacTATTACATGTTTTAATTGTGATCATACACGATACAGTTTTGAATTCTGCTTAGATTTGGGATTAGAATTTCctgatgaaaatataaaaagtacTACACTTATAGAATTACTTAGAAacaacataaataaaagtgaTGATATTTGCTCATTAGATTGCAATAATTgtaaactaaaaaaaacaagccgaataaaaaaagggaTATATAGAATGcctaatttatatatgataatatatataaaaagattTAAATGGGTATATTACCAAAGTAATAACTgctataataataaagttaaaaaaatagatacAATTGTATTACTACCCCAAGATGGTATCGTCgattttacaaattttttacaacTCTCTAATCACAATTCTTTATATAACgctaaatatattattgaaaGTATTATATGTCATAGTGGAAATAGCTATAATGGTCATTACACATCTATAGTTAAGCATTACGATGGATTTTACAAATGCAACGacgataaaatatataaattagaTACACCATATGATCCTAACAATATCAGTGACATATATTTGCTTTTGTTAAGGAGATTATCCTAG